The Leucobacter chromiiresistens genome window below encodes:
- a CDS encoding LPXTG cell wall anchor domain-containing protein produces MQKSQAFVMKTTLVGIVGASLMTGSSASAIEPADLIEGDEPEVLIESPAPGHLQQWDMSVKNVSGAVLPLEMQIDGESEQLFGGAAPLRVTLAETETGAVLASGAASELLAADVQLPSLGPGDTYRLTGTVALPIEAGNEYQGASGSLDFRFVAVSDDPVASAKSVGAVSQAKEDLAKTGDDGTLSALMAGAIAALVAGGALLARRFRHAGHATAVTSKETSR; encoded by the coding sequence ATGCAGAAGTCTCAAGCGTTTGTGATGAAGACGACTCTTGTCGGAATCGTCGGCGCGAGCTTGATGACGGGGTCTTCGGCGTCAGCCATCGAGCCTGCCGACCTCATCGAGGGCGACGAGCCTGAAGTGCTCATCGAGTCGCCGGCTCCCGGCCACCTCCAGCAATGGGACATGTCGGTGAAGAACGTCAGCGGCGCCGTATTGCCGCTCGAAATGCAGATTGACGGTGAGTCCGAACAACTGTTCGGCGGTGCGGCGCCCCTGCGCGTGACCCTTGCCGAGACGGAGACCGGTGCAGTGCTCGCCAGTGGCGCTGCGAGCGAGTTGCTGGCTGCTGACGTTCAGTTGCCGAGCCTCGGCCCGGGAGATACCTACCGGCTTACCGGCACGGTCGCGCTTCCGATCGAAGCTGGTAATGAGTACCAGGGTGCGTCGGGGTCGCTGGACTTCCGGTTCGTAGCAGTCTCGGACGACCCTGTAGCGAGCGCAAAGTCCGTTGGCGCTGTCTCACAAGCGAAAGAAGACCTCGCGAAGACGGGTGATGACGGCACTCTGAGTGCGCTCATGGCAGGCGCCATTGCGGCCCTGGTCGCAGGCGGAGCTCTCTTAGCGCGACGGTTCCGCCATGCCGGTCACGCAACGGCGGTAACGAGCAAGGAGACTTCACGATGA